A region from the Arthrobacter roseus genome encodes:
- the pgm gene encoding phosphoglucomutase (alpha-D-glucose-1,6-bisphosphate-dependent) — MDKRAGTVAQPSDLVDISALLDAYFDDVPDTSNPDERVAFGTSGHRGSSLKRSFNEAHIAATTQAIIEYRQGQGITGPLFMGKDTHALSEPAENTALEVLAANRVRVLVDARNGFTPTPAVSHAILQHNSSQREQADGIVVTPSHNPPGDGGFKYNPPHGGPADSDATSWIAARANEHLESGLGHVLRIPLAEARKSDHVGTYDFLQNYVEDLPSVLNLDAVRNAGIRIGADPMGGASVDYWGAIGERHNLDLTVVNPKVDPQWGFMTLDWDGKIRMDCSSPSAMASLIQTMSGGAGYDIATGNDADADRHGIVTPDAGLMNPNHYLAVAIDYLYRNREGWRSDASVGKTLVSSSMIDRVAGKLGRRLVEVPVGFKWFVPGLLSGEGAFGGEESAGASFLRLDGTPWTTDKDGILLALLAAEITAVTGESPSQRYAGLTTEFGSPSYARVDAAATREQKAALGRLSPSDVSVSTLAGEEITARLTEAPGNGAAIGGLKVTTENAWFAARPSGTEDVYKIYAESFRGDEHLAQVQAEAKALVDDAIG; from the coding sequence ATGGATAAACGTGCAGGCACCGTAGCCCAGCCCAGCGACCTCGTCGATATCTCCGCTCTCCTGGACGCGTATTTCGACGACGTCCCAGACACGTCGAACCCGGATGAGAGGGTGGCGTTCGGAACATCAGGCCATCGCGGTTCATCGCTTAAACGGTCCTTCAACGAGGCTCATATTGCTGCGACCACGCAAGCGATCATTGAGTACCGACAGGGACAAGGCATCACCGGCCCCTTGTTCATGGGCAAGGATACGCACGCCCTGAGTGAGCCGGCAGAGAACACTGCCCTTGAGGTTCTTGCGGCCAACCGTGTCCGCGTGCTCGTGGACGCCCGCAATGGTTTCACCCCCACACCGGCTGTTTCACACGCCATCCTTCAACACAACTCGTCGCAGAGGGAACAGGCCGACGGAATCGTGGTGACGCCGTCGCACAATCCCCCGGGAGACGGCGGCTTCAAATACAACCCACCGCACGGCGGCCCCGCAGATTCGGACGCCACCTCATGGATAGCTGCCCGCGCCAATGAGCACCTGGAATCCGGTCTTGGCCATGTGCTGCGGATACCGCTGGCCGAAGCCCGGAAATCTGATCATGTTGGAACCTACGATTTCCTCCAGAACTACGTAGAAGATCTTCCCTCAGTTCTGAATCTGGATGCGGTGCGGAACGCCGGGATCCGCATTGGAGCAGACCCCATGGGCGGAGCGTCCGTTGATTACTGGGGTGCTATCGGCGAGCGCCACAACCTTGATTTGACGGTCGTGAACCCGAAAGTAGATCCGCAGTGGGGTTTCATGACGTTGGACTGGGACGGGAAGATCCGGATGGATTGTTCTTCGCCGTCGGCCATGGCCTCACTCATCCAGACGATGTCCGGGGGCGCGGGCTACGACATTGCCACGGGGAACGACGCCGACGCCGACCGGCACGGGATCGTCACCCCGGACGCGGGCCTGATGAATCCGAATCACTATCTGGCCGTGGCTATCGATTACCTGTACCGGAACCGTGAAGGCTGGAGGTCAGATGCGTCGGTGGGCAAGACCCTTGTATCGTCGTCGATGATCGACAGAGTTGCCGGGAAACTGGGCCGCAGGCTGGTGGAGGTTCCGGTGGGGTTCAAGTGGTTCGTTCCGGGGCTGCTGTCCGGAGAGGGTGCTTTCGGCGGCGAGGAATCGGCGGGGGCGTCATTCTTGAGACTCGATGGCACCCCGTGGACCACGGATAAGGACGGTATTCTGCTGGCGCTGCTCGCCGCCGAAATAACAGCGGTCACGGGAGAATCCCCGTCGCAGCGGTACGCAGGGCTGACCACTGAGTTTGGGTCGCCGTCGTACGCCCGCGTTGATGCTGCCGCCACCCGCGAGCAGAAGGCCGCGTTGGGCCGGCTATCGCCGTCGGACGTTTCCGTGTCCACACTGGCGGGCGAAGAAATTACTGCACGGTTGACGGAGGCGCCGGGGAACGGTGCCGCGATCGGCGGGTTGAAGGTGACCACCGAGAACGCCTGGTTTGCGGCGCGGCCCTCGGGAACGGAGGACGTCTATAAAATTTATGCGGAGTCTTTCCGAGGTGATGAACACCTGGCTCAAGTGCAGGCTGAGGCAAAGGCTCTGGTGGACGACGCCATCGGCTAG
- a CDS encoding DUF4190 domain-containing protein, translating to MSSSTNEPSGGDGHDDASAPPHPHSNPYAEQGYQGQSYQGQSYQGPPPGENQYQQYPQQYGPQPGYYPPAYGQPVYMMPPAAPKNLSITSLVLGVASMVGFAFFLVPQVLAVIFGHLGLKREPEGRGMAIGGLVMGYICIAGWLAVVILYALIIGMALSTSEISDSYNT from the coding sequence ATGAGCAGCAGTACTAACGAGCCGAGCGGCGGGGACGGGCACGACGACGCCTCTGCGCCTCCGCACCCGCATTCCAACCCTTATGCCGAGCAGGGGTACCAGGGCCAGTCTTACCAAGGACAGTCTTATCAGGGTCCGCCTCCCGGTGAGAACCAGTACCAGCAGTACCCGCAGCAGTACGGGCCGCAGCCGGGTTATTACCCACCGGCGTACGGGCAGCCCGTATACATGATGCCGCCAGCGGCACCGAAGAATCTGAGCATCACATCGCTGGTCCTCGGCGTCGCATCCATGGTGGGATTCGCATTCTTTCTGGTCCCGCAGGTGCTGGCCGTCATTTTTGGGCATCTTGGTTTGAAGCGCGAGCCCGAGGGCAGGGGCATGGCTATTGGCGGTCTTGTCATGGGGTATATCTGCATCGCCGGATGGCTCGCCGTCGTGATCTTGTACGCCTTGATTATCGGTATGGCGCTGAGTACCTCGGAGATCAGCGACTCGTACAACACCTAG
- a CDS encoding long-chain-fatty-acid--CoA ligase: MPNLATNLVSTAAKYPETVAIKLDDVELSYAALEQMSQRVSTVLGQKGVKPGDRVALIMPNIPQMAFIYYGVLRYGAVVVPMNPLLKAREVAYHLTDSGARVVFAWDGVAAEVLSGAETSSADQGGPIEVITVDGGTFMQQLMQAAPRPEVAEAADDDVAVLLYTSGTTGRPKGAALTHANLISNASVSGQLIGIDAGEVIFGGLPFFHVFGQTCALNAAVATGATVTLMPRFDPAKALEVIKRDAVTIFAGVPTMYIAMLRHPSIKSADVSSLKTAVSGGSALPVEILREFEEVFGADLLEGYGLSETSPVVSFNRKDRERQPGSIGTPVQGVEVRMLDGDGNDVATGDVGELSVRGECVMKGYWNNDDATAAAIPDGWFRTGDLARFDEAGNIFIVDRKKDMILRGGYNVYPREVEEVLYSHPAVAEAAVIGVPDDMQGEEIVAVVGLKPEYRPDSDSATETLLQEIQDFAKERVAAYKYPRRIVLTDELPKGPTGKILKREIIL, encoded by the coding sequence ATGCCCAACCTCGCCACTAACCTTGTTTCTACCGCAGCGAAATACCCGGAAACTGTCGCGATCAAGCTCGACGACGTCGAACTGTCGTATGCTGCGCTGGAGCAAATGAGCCAGCGGGTTTCCACGGTTCTGGGGCAGAAGGGCGTCAAACCGGGCGATCGGGTTGCGCTCATCATGCCTAACATCCCTCAGATGGCATTCATTTACTACGGGGTGTTGCGATACGGGGCGGTGGTGGTCCCCATGAACCCACTGCTCAAGGCCCGAGAAGTCGCCTACCACCTCACGGATTCGGGCGCGCGCGTGGTATTTGCCTGGGACGGCGTCGCTGCGGAAGTGCTCAGCGGCGCCGAGACCTCCTCAGCGGACCAGGGCGGTCCCATCGAAGTCATCACCGTCGACGGCGGAACGTTCATGCAGCAACTCATGCAGGCCGCCCCACGGCCTGAAGTGGCAGAAGCAGCAGACGACGACGTCGCGGTGCTCCTTTACACGTCCGGCACCACCGGTCGCCCCAAGGGCGCGGCACTGACGCACGCGAACCTCATATCCAACGCCTCCGTTTCGGGTCAGCTCATTGGCATCGACGCTGGCGAAGTGATTTTCGGTGGTCTCCCGTTCTTCCACGTCTTCGGGCAGACGTGCGCCCTCAACGCCGCTGTTGCCACTGGCGCAACGGTGACGTTGATGCCGCGGTTCGACCCGGCCAAGGCACTCGAGGTCATCAAACGGGACGCGGTCACGATCTTCGCGGGTGTGCCCACGATGTACATTGCCATGCTGCGGCATCCGTCGATAAAGAGCGCGGATGTCTCGTCCCTGAAAACTGCTGTCTCCGGGGGCTCTGCCCTGCCGGTGGAGATCCTGCGCGAATTCGAAGAGGTCTTCGGCGCGGACCTGCTTGAGGGCTACGGCCTGTCCGAGACGTCTCCCGTCGTCAGCTTCAATCGGAAGGACCGTGAGCGTCAGCCCGGTTCCATCGGGACTCCAGTGCAGGGTGTGGAGGTACGCATGCTTGACGGAGACGGCAACGATGTGGCAACGGGCGACGTCGGGGAACTGTCCGTCCGCGGCGAGTGCGTCATGAAGGGGTACTGGAACAACGACGACGCTACGGCCGCCGCTATCCCTGATGGCTGGTTCCGCACCGGTGACCTTGCTCGCTTCGATGAGGCGGGGAACATTTTCATCGTCGACCGCAAGAAAGACATGATCCTTCGCGGCGGATACAACGTTTATCCGCGCGAGGTTGAGGAAGTCCTGTACAGCCACCCCGCCGTCGCCGAAGCTGCCGTCATTGGCGTGCCGGATGATATGCAGGGCGAGGAGATTGTGGCCGTCGTCGGGCTGAAGCCGGAATACCGGCCAGACAGCGATTCGGCGACGGAAACCCTGCTGCAGGAAATCCAGGACTTCGCCAAGGAACGGGTTGCTGCGTACAAGTACCCGCGGCGAATTGTGCTGACGGATGAGCTGCCGAAGGGCCCGACCGGCAAGATCCTCAAGCGCGAGATCATCCTCTAG
- a CDS encoding peptide MFS transporter gives MSTSTPTTSAEPAEKTFLGHPRMLANLFSVELWERFSFYGMQGILLYYMYYSTTNGGLGIDETIATGLVGAYGGGVYLSTILGAWLADRVLGSERVLFYSAAMIMFGHIALAVLPGGVGLAIGLILVGVGSGGLKANATSLVGTLYKEGDERRDAGFSIFYMGINIGALIGPLITGALQTSLGFHFGFGAAAVGMAIGLTQYTLTRKKLPAEAHHVTNPLPRSKYTRWAGIAVAGVVVIILAFVTGVVTPANLALVMAILAVIASVAYFAVILSSEKLDSTGRRRVVAFIPLYLASAAFWGLFQQQFTVVAIYADKSLDRTFFGWEMPASWVQSINPVFIIIFAAVFAAVWTKLGSRQPSSPLKFAFGLVFMGIAFLMFIPFSGGGANSTPLIALAMILLFFTFAELFLSPIGLSIATKLAPDAFRTQMVALFFLSVSLGTTIAGILAGFYDADNEIPYFSFSGIAAIVLGIVLAIATPAIKKLMSGIR, from the coding sequence ATGAGCACATCAACTCCAACCACCTCTGCCGAACCGGCGGAGAAGACATTTCTGGGCCACCCCCGAATGTTGGCAAACCTCTTCAGCGTAGAACTCTGGGAGCGCTTCTCCTTCTACGGCATGCAGGGGATCCTGCTGTACTACATGTACTACTCCACGACAAACGGTGGACTGGGCATCGACGAAACAATCGCAACCGGCCTCGTCGGCGCCTACGGTGGTGGCGTTTACCTCTCCACCATCCTCGGAGCGTGGCTCGCAGACCGCGTCCTCGGCTCGGAACGGGTCCTGTTCTACTCCGCCGCCATGATCATGTTCGGCCACATCGCGCTGGCAGTCCTGCCCGGTGGTGTCGGCCTGGCCATCGGCCTCATCCTCGTCGGCGTGGGCTCCGGTGGACTAAAAGCCAACGCAACATCGCTCGTCGGCACCCTCTACAAAGAAGGCGACGAACGCCGCGACGCCGGCTTCTCCATCTTCTACATGGGCATCAATATCGGTGCGCTCATCGGCCCTCTCATCACCGGAGCACTGCAGACATCGCTCGGATTCCACTTCGGCTTTGGCGCGGCTGCCGTCGGTATGGCCATCGGACTCACCCAGTACACATTGACGCGCAAGAAACTGCCCGCCGAAGCCCACCACGTCACCAACCCCCTGCCCCGCTCGAAATACACCAGGTGGGCCGGTATTGCTGTTGCTGGCGTTGTCGTCATCATCCTTGCGTTCGTGACCGGGGTGGTCACGCCGGCCAACCTCGCGCTCGTCATGGCGATCCTTGCCGTCATCGCGTCTGTCGCGTACTTTGCAGTGATCCTCTCCAGCGAGAAGCTGGACAGCACCGGTCGCCGCCGCGTAGTGGCGTTCATTCCCCTGTATCTTGCCTCGGCAGCGTTCTGGGGACTCTTCCAGCAGCAGTTCACCGTCGTCGCGATCTACGCCGACAAAAGTCTGGACCGCACATTCTTTGGCTGGGAAATGCCGGCCAGCTGGGTCCAGTCCATCAACCCCGTGTTCATCATCATCTTCGCCGCCGTGTTCGCAGCGGTGTGGACCAAGCTTGGTTCGCGCCAGCCGAGCTCCCCGCTAAAGTTCGCGTTCGGGCTGGTATTCATGGGTATCGCATTCCTGATGTTTATCCCGTTCTCCGGCGGCGGCGCCAACAGCACGCCTCTGATCGCCCTGGCCATGATTTTGCTGTTCTTCACGTTCGCTGAACTGTTCCTTTCACCCATTGGTCTGTCCATTGCGACCAAGCTGGCACCGGACGCCTTCCGCACCCAGATGGTTGCCCTGTTCTTCCTCTCGGTATCGCTGGGAACCACCATTGCCGGCATCCTCGCAGGCTTCTATGACGCGGACAACGAGATCCCCTACTTCTCGTTCAGCGGTATCGCCGCCATCGTTCTGGGTATCGTCCTCGCCATCGCTACCCCGGCCATCAAGAAGCTTATGAGCGGGATTCGCTAA
- a CDS encoding amidase: protein MSEIHELTALQQRDAVAAGELSARELTEHYLRRIEELNPDLGSFITVTAESAMVEAAAADERQAAGEPLTLLHGLPLAHKDLTDVAGVRTTYGSAAVDHPLADADSPLVALLRQAGAISLGKTQVPEFGLSCYSENLIAAPARNPLDPALSPGGSSGGSAAAVTAGMLPFAPGTDGGGSVRIPASATGLIGLKPNRGRVPGGSGQSDLGQFVVAGPLARTTTDAALLLDAMVDAPNFHATSAAREGHGTFLGALLESRNAGRTKLRIGLSTASPFDSTMDITLEEAARTALDSGEKALTAIGHDVVEAELRYDNRYHHAFQTVWTAGLSQAPIASDREAALTPITRTLRRRALTRSAADLAEAIGILRTFEEDTIAQYAQCDLILTPAMAMTPRPIGWYTTDDGDTDYVRQCQYTPYTSMVNVCGLPALTIPTHTTPKGLSMGIQLIGRPSSEATLLSVSARLERHFTEGITTVQN, encoded by the coding sequence ATGAGTGAGATCCACGAGCTCACCGCCCTCCAGCAACGGGACGCTGTAGCTGCCGGTGAACTCAGCGCTCGCGAACTCACCGAGCACTATCTGCGCCGGATCGAGGAACTCAACCCTGACTTGGGGTCCTTCATCACGGTCACCGCCGAGTCCGCGATGGTCGAAGCTGCCGCAGCTGATGAACGGCAGGCCGCCGGAGAACCACTGACCCTTCTCCACGGGCTGCCGCTCGCGCACAAGGACCTCACCGACGTCGCCGGTGTAAGGACCACGTACGGTTCCGCCGCCGTCGACCATCCCCTTGCGGACGCCGATTCGCCGCTGGTCGCCCTCCTGCGACAGGCCGGAGCCATCAGCCTCGGCAAAACTCAGGTTCCCGAGTTCGGGCTCAGCTGCTATAGCGAAAATCTCATTGCCGCTCCAGCGCGCAATCCGCTGGACCCCGCTTTGAGCCCCGGTGGTTCCTCGGGCGGGAGCGCCGCTGCAGTGACTGCTGGAATGCTCCCCTTCGCACCCGGAACCGATGGCGGTGGATCTGTGCGCATTCCAGCGTCGGCCACCGGTCTGATCGGTCTCAAACCCAATCGCGGCCGGGTCCCGGGCGGCTCCGGGCAATCCGATCTTGGCCAGTTCGTCGTTGCCGGACCACTCGCCAGAACAACCACAGACGCAGCACTTCTGCTGGACGCCATGGTGGACGCACCGAATTTCCATGCCACCAGCGCCGCGCGCGAAGGGCACGGCACCTTCCTCGGCGCTCTCCTTGAATCCAGGAACGCGGGCAGAACAAAGCTACGCATAGGCCTCAGTACCGCATCCCCCTTCGACAGCACCATGGACATCACGCTCGAAGAAGCCGCCAGGACTGCACTGGACAGCGGTGAGAAGGCGCTTACCGCCATCGGGCACGACGTTGTTGAAGCGGAACTCCGCTACGACAACCGATACCACCACGCCTTTCAGACCGTATGGACTGCAGGACTCAGCCAGGCACCAATCGCATCTGACCGGGAAGCCGCGCTCACTCCGATCACGCGAACCCTCCGGCGTCGGGCGCTCACAAGGAGCGCCGCGGACCTTGCCGAGGCCATCGGAATCCTGCGCACATTCGAGGAGGACACTATTGCCCAGTACGCCCAATGTGATCTGATCCTCACCCCAGCGATGGCCATGACCCCGCGGCCTATTGGTTGGTACACAACCGACGACGGCGACACGGACTACGTGCGGCAATGCCAATACACGCCCTACACATCCATGGTCAACGTGTGCGGCCTGCCAGCGTTGACCATCCCTACCCACACAACACCGAAGGGGCTTTCCATGGGGATTCAACTCATAGGGCGGCCGAGCTCCGAAGCTACCCTGCTGAGCGTTTCGGCGCGGCTTGAGCGTCACTTCACCGAAGGAATAACGACCGTACAGAACTAG
- a CDS encoding peptidase E — protein MPTREPTILATSGGYKPSRRVRFELDHLVRHAVELSGVGGAPRITNVGTATGDLPSFQRDMDEAARIAGFGMTHLSLFPMPNLEDMEGHLLEQDVVWVNGGSVANLLAVWRVHGLDSMLRRVWEAGVVLAGISAGSICWFRGGATDSFGPELRPLTNGLALLPYDNGVHYDSEPGRRPLIHRLVADGVLGETHCTDDGVGLVYRRTHLSEAVSEIRGKGAYIVRRSDDGSVTEERLEPRFLGGAPA, from the coding sequence ATGCCAACCAGAGAGCCGACCATCCTCGCCACCTCCGGCGGATACAAGCCAAGCAGGAGAGTCAGGTTCGAATTGGACCACCTGGTTCGCCACGCCGTCGAACTTTCCGGGGTGGGCGGCGCTCCGCGCATCACGAACGTGGGGACCGCCACCGGCGATCTGCCGTCCTTTCAGCGCGACATGGATGAGGCCGCGCGCATCGCCGGTTTCGGGATGACGCACCTCAGCCTTTTCCCCATGCCTAACCTCGAGGACATGGAAGGACACCTGCTTGAACAGGATGTGGTCTGGGTCAATGGCGGTTCGGTGGCGAATTTGCTGGCCGTCTGGCGGGTACACGGTCTCGATTCCATGCTTCGCCGAGTGTGGGAAGCGGGCGTGGTGCTCGCTGGAATCTCGGCAGGATCCATCTGCTGGTTCCGCGGCGGGGCCACGGATTCATTTGGGCCGGAGCTGCGACCGCTCACCAACGGACTAGCCTTGCTCCCCTATGACAACGGTGTCCACTACGACAGCGAGCCGGGCAGACGCCCCTTGATTCACCGGTTGGTGGCCGACGGCGTGCTCGGTGAAACGCACTGCACGGACGACGGCGTTGGCCTTGTTTATCGCCGGACCCACCTGAGCGAGGCCGTAAGTGAGATTCGCGGCAAGGGCGCCTATATTGTGCGCAGGTCCGATGACGGCTCTGTCACAGAAGAACGACTCGAACCACGATTCCTCGGGGGAGCACCTGCATGA
- a CDS encoding rhodanese-like domain-containing protein, which yields MSDVENVSVGTIGEDAKILDVREDYEWEAGHATGAVHIPMDQIPQRLDELDPDEDLHVVCRSGGRSAQVTQWLSSNGYSAVNVEGGMGAWLEAGKPMESENSQDPTVR from the coding sequence ATGAGCGACGTAGAGAACGTATCAGTAGGTACCATCGGCGAGGACGCGAAAATCCTTGATGTGCGCGAGGACTATGAGTGGGAAGCTGGCCATGCCACGGGGGCAGTCCACATTCCCATGGATCAGATTCCCCAACGGCTGGATGAACTGGACCCGGACGAGGACCTGCACGTGGTGTGCCGAAGCGGCGGACGCTCTGCGCAGGTCACCCAGTGGCTGAGTTCCAACGGTTACTCCGCGGTCAACGTCGAGGGCGGTATGGGTGCTTGGCTGGAGGCTGGAAAGCCCATGGAGTCCGAAAACAGTCAGGACCCGACCGTCCGATGA
- the pheA gene encoding prephenate dehydratase — translation MTPRYAFLGPEGTFTEAALLQIPGADAATRIPASNVNAALYLVRSGEADAAMVPVENSVEGGVTATLDAIATGQELRITREVLVPISFVLVAARDMSLTDVRSVSTHGHAWAQCRRWAHSNIPTAEYVPGTSTAAAAVGLLESGAEYDAAICSPLVARARGLTVLADNIADVPDAVTRFILLERPGQLPAPTGTDKTTLVIPLPEDRPGALMDILDQFGTRGVNLSRIESRPTGSFLGDYFFSIDAEGHVADARVADALRGLHRLSPGLRFLGSYARADRSEYAVAGHTADDAFQAADHWVNQIIGKQ, via the coding sequence ATGACGCCCCGGTACGCGTTCCTGGGCCCAGAAGGAACTTTCACGGAAGCCGCACTCCTGCAGATCCCTGGTGCAGATGCGGCGACGAGAATCCCGGCGTCAAACGTCAACGCTGCGCTGTACCTGGTCCGCTCCGGCGAGGCCGACGCCGCGATGGTACCGGTTGAGAATTCCGTGGAGGGTGGCGTAACGGCTACCCTCGATGCCATCGCCACGGGCCAAGAGTTGCGCATTACCCGCGAGGTACTGGTTCCGATCAGCTTTGTACTGGTTGCTGCCCGCGACATGTCACTAACCGACGTGCGGTCTGTTTCGACTCACGGCCATGCCTGGGCACAGTGTCGGCGATGGGCCCATTCTAATATTCCGACAGCGGAATACGTGCCGGGGACCTCCACGGCGGCAGCCGCCGTCGGGCTCCTGGAGAGTGGTGCGGAATATGATGCAGCCATTTGCTCCCCACTGGTGGCCCGCGCTCGCGGACTCACGGTCCTGGCGGACAATATCGCTGACGTGCCGGACGCCGTGACACGCTTCATCCTGCTCGAGCGGCCAGGCCAACTGCCTGCACCGACGGGCACGGACAAAACCACCCTCGTCATCCCCCTGCCGGAGGACCGGCCGGGTGCTCTGATGGACATTCTGGACCAGTTCGGCACGCGCGGTGTGAACTTGAGCCGGATCGAGTCGCGTCCAACGGGGTCGTTCCTCGGAGACTATTTCTTCAGCATCGACGCCGAAGGGCACGTTGCTGACGCGCGCGTCGCAGACGCGCTGCGTGGACTTCACCGTCTCAGCCCTGGGCTGCGGTTCCTGGGGTCCTATGCGCGGGCGGACCGTTCGGAGTATGCGGTGGCGGGCCATACGGCAGATGATGCTTTCCAGGCCGCGGATCACTGGGTGAATCAAATTATCGGCAAGCAGTAG
- a CDS encoding DNA topoisomerase IB yields MPRLRRSAVDKPGIRRRRRGKGFSYTDENGNTVRDPETLQRLRDLVVPPAWTDVWLATHANDHIQALGTDAAGRRQYMYHQKWRETKDREKFDRALEFASTLPSARRTITRHLRADEITRERAFAAALRIVDSGALRVGSAQYAQANGSFGVTTLLGKHVKLRGNSIGFDFPGKSGQRWHITLEDEDLARALKPMLRRNAEERVLSYKDDDGAWHSVDGNQLNEFLRQVTGGDFTAKDFRTWQATVSAAMELARADAGASSDTARRKAVTDMMKTVAEHLGNTPAVVRSSYVDPRLVEMFMRGEAIQTCGISTSERAVQDLLNG; encoded by the coding sequence ATGCCGAGACTGCGTCGCAGTGCCGTGGATAAGCCAGGCATCAGGCGACGTCGTAGAGGTAAGGGTTTCAGCTACACCGACGAGAACGGCAACACCGTCCGGGATCCCGAAACGCTGCAACGGCTCAGGGATCTCGTGGTCCCGCCAGCTTGGACAGACGTCTGGTTAGCAACCCACGCCAACGACCACATTCAGGCTCTGGGGACGGACGCAGCTGGCCGACGCCAGTACATGTATCACCAAAAGTGGCGGGAGACCAAGGACCGCGAAAAGTTTGACAGGGCCCTCGAATTCGCAAGTACGTTGCCGTCCGCCCGTCGGACGATCACCCGGCACCTACGTGCTGACGAAATTACCCGGGAACGCGCATTTGCTGCCGCCCTACGCATTGTCGACTCGGGAGCGCTAAGGGTCGGCTCCGCCCAATACGCACAAGCCAATGGCTCGTTTGGCGTGACCACGCTCCTTGGCAAACACGTCAAGCTCCGCGGCAACAGCATCGGGTTCGACTTCCCCGGCAAAAGCGGTCAACGGTGGCACATCACCCTGGAGGATGAAGACCTTGCCCGGGCGCTTAAACCGATGCTCCGCCGCAACGCCGAAGAGCGGGTTCTGTCCTACAAAGACGACGACGGCGCCTGGCACAGCGTGGACGGCAACCAACTCAATGAATTCCTGAGGCAAGTCACCGGCGGGGACTTCACGGCCAAAGACTTCCGGACCTGGCAGGCAACCGTGTCCGCTGCCATGGAACTCGCCCGTGCAGACGCTGGCGCTTCCAGTGACACGGCCCGGCGCAAAGCCGTCACCGACATGATGAAAACCGTGGCTGAACACCTAGGAAACACACCCGCCGTCGTCCGTAGTTCCTACGTTGACCCGCGGCTTGTCGAGATGTTCATGAGAGGTGAGGCGATCCAGACCTGTGGAATCTCGACCTCCGAACGGGCTGTTCAGGATCTTCTCAACGGTTAA
- a CDS encoding diacylglycerol/lipid kinase family protein, producing MTSVSVLVPAIATVLLLLAMVVVAVVLIRRRRTRLTLAAIPVTSSRGHQRVAFVVNPIKFNAEKARTIVAEECRAAGWDPPVILETTVVDPGYSQARRAMELRCDVVLVGGGDGTVRVVGQELAHSGTPMGVVPLGTGNLLARNLDLNVTELQHNIRMALHGAQRYIDMARIQLVNRETGAHSTHGFLVIGGIGLDAKMVSDTRDELKRSVGWLAYSESGLRNLPGRRKRVSISIDDGPEQVRKVRSVLFVNCGKLPGGVDFIPNAVLDDGTLDIVIISPRTALGWAWMAGKVVFRHPRPIPVMELHVARKVQISVPEPLETQLDGDPMGAVTSLSVEVEAGALLVRGAS from the coding sequence ATGACCTCCGTATCTGTGCTTGTGCCAGCGATAGCCACAGTGCTACTGCTGCTCGCCATGGTCGTGGTCGCCGTCGTACTGATCCGACGGCGCCGCACCCGGCTGACACTTGCTGCAATCCCAGTGACGTCCAGTCGCGGCCATCAACGGGTTGCCTTTGTTGTCAACCCCATCAAATTCAATGCGGAAAAGGCTCGCACTATCGTGGCGGAGGAATGCCGGGCAGCAGGCTGGGACCCGCCCGTAATCCTTGAAACTACCGTCGTAGATCCGGGCTACTCGCAGGCCCGGCGGGCAATGGAGCTCCGGTGCGACGTCGTATTGGTGGGGGGCGGCGATGGCACCGTGCGGGTTGTTGGCCAGGAACTGGCACACTCGGGTACGCCAATGGGTGTGGTCCCGCTGGGCACAGGCAATCTGCTGGCCAGAAACCTGGACTTGAACGTGACGGAACTGCAGCACAACATCCGAATGGCTCTCCACGGCGCGCAACGCTATATCGACATGGCCCGAATCCAACTGGTGAACAGGGAAACAGGAGCCCACTCAACGCATGGGTTCTTGGTGATCGGCGGGATCGGGCTGGACGCGAAAATGGTGTCGGATACACGAGACGAACTCAAGCGCAGCGTTGGGTGGCTCGCCTACAGCGAGTCGGGTCTGCGCAACCTTCCCGGCCGCCGCAAACGCGTGTCCATCAGCATTGACGACGGCCCGGAGCAGGTTCGAAAAGTGCGAAGTGTTCTCTTCGTCAACTGCGGCAAACTGCCTGGTGGAGTGGATTTCATCCCGAATGCCGTGCTCGATGATGGCACGCTCGATATTGTGATCATCAGCCCCAGGACGGCACTCGGCTGGGCGTGGATGGCCGGAAAAGTTGTTTTCCGCCACCCACGACCTATACCTGTCATGGAGCTACATGTGGCGCGTAAGGTCCAAATTTCCGTTCCTGAACCCCTGGAGACACAGCTCGACGGCGACCCCATGGGGGCCGTGACGTCGCTCAGTGTAGAGGTTGAAGCCGGTGCGCTACTGGTCCGCGGGGCCAGCTAG